The Pygocentrus nattereri isolate fPygNat1 chromosome 2, fPygNat1.pri, whole genome shotgun sequence genome has a window encoding:
- the LOC119262573 gene encoding interleukin-8-like, with translation MSATTLSIAFLTCVLLSMTEGRIIIKQPKCLCPSTYSKEIQLNRIQKFVIIAPGPHCRNLEVIFTVKNQKKVVDVCVNPSDQWVQDVMKMIGQSKDGK, from the exons ATGAGCGCCACAACTCTATCCATTGCTTTTTTAACCtgtgtacttttgtccatgacAGAAG GCAGAATTATAATCAAGCAGCCCAAGTGCCTGTGCCCATCAACCTACTCAAAAGAAATCCAGCTTAACAGGATTCAGAAATTTGTCATCATTGCTCCTGGCCCTCACTGCAGAAACCTAGAAGTAAT TTTCACTGTGAAAAATCAGAAGAAGGTGGTAGATGTCTGTGTCAACCCCAGTGACCAGTGGGTTCAGGatgtaatgaaaat GATTGGACAGAGCAAAGACGGAAAATGA